One window of the Salvelinus fontinalis isolate EN_2023a chromosome 2, ASM2944872v1, whole genome shotgun sequence genome contains the following:
- the LOC129822257 gene encoding myoneurin-like produces the protein MSKRASFHTQLSSIMEILSRTAMAHVCKLVDDEYAGISLENEALTDKLHNLESELTIVKSTAPKLAGNYRSVGVQTGETITRIDRGLNGSPTIEGIFGKEWCLDLWNHGDPYNTENSPQHIAKSTEAPSGQADVKEEDCEVEIINSRDQQERPTIILDGDDDLLDNGREGPSNEYPSFDSFRQDRPGRRDKQVLEMSTTDVSTGHTLRFISIDGVEEEYGEHVFPIEDDETNEFLPDDTELLPNEAQDEHITKPTYAKKSLAKSKSKAGKTAGKTFSYFNRFNLHSHSKSDTNKLSCVICKKTFLRQNHLTMHMKSHKSLYCSVCKNCYPGKTQLKKHKCVAPDYLASNSSKYFCHYCGKSFSCPSSLRIHHLVHTGERPHTCTVCGRGFTQKGNLKCHMRLHTGEKPFKCLTCEIGFTQKVYLTQHLAKAHGQKEDNKKKKAQVHKCSKCQLSFVNQQLLQTHMTVHKNK, from the exons ATGTCTAAACGCGCTTCTTTTCACACACAACTGTCCTCCATCatggaaatattgtctagaaccGCAATGGCTCATGTGTGCAAACTGGTTGACGACGAATACGCGGGAATTTCTTTAGAAAATGAGGCTCTCACTGATAAATTGCATAATCTGGAAAGTGAACTGACAATTGTGAAAAGCACAGCTCCCAAGCTGGCTGGAAACTATCGCTCTGTTGGTGTTCAAACTGGTGAAACTATCACCAGAATAGACAGAG GGCTAAACGGGTCCCCCACCATCGAAGGAATATTTGGGAAGGAATGGTGCCTTGATCTATGGAACCATGGGGATCcctacaacacagagaacagTCCGCAACACATTGCAAAA TCAACAGAGGCGCCTTCAGGCCAAGCTGACGTTAAAGAGGAGGATTGTGAGGTGGAAATCATAAACAGCAGAGACCAACAGGAAAGACCAACAATAATTTTAGATG GAGATGACGACTTATTGGACAATGGAAGAGAAGGGCCCTCCAATGAGTATCCATCCTTTGATTCCTTCCGCCAGGACAGGCCAGGGAGACGGGATAAACAGGTACTGGAGATGTCAACTACGGATGTCTCCACAGGACACACTTTACGTTTCATATCCATCGACGGAGTGGAGGAGGAATATGGCGAACATGTCTTTCCCATTGAGGACGATGAGACAAATGAGTTCCTACCAGACGATACCGAGCTGTTGCCCAACGAAGCACAAGATGAACACATCACAAAGCCAACGTATGCAAAGAAGTCTTTAGCAAAGTCAAAAAGCAAAGCTGGAAAGACTGCTGGGAAGACTTTCAGTTACTTTAACAGGTTTAACTTGCACTCCCATAGTAAATCCGACACAAACAAGTTAAGTTGCGTGATTTGTAAGAAGACTTTCTTGCGGCAGAACCATCTGACGATGCATATGAAATCTCACAAATCGCTGTACTGCAGTGTGTGTAAGAACTGTTATCCTGGGAAAACTCAGCTCAAAAAACACAAATGTGTTGCTCCTGATTATCTGGCCTCGAACAGCTCGAAGTACTTTTGCCATTACTGCGGCAAGTCTTTCAGCTGTCCGTCAAGCCTGAGGATACACCACCTGGTGCACACTGGAGAGAGACCCCACACGTGCACTGTCTGCGGGAGAGGATTCACACAGAAGGGCAATCTGAAATGTCACATGCGCCTTCACACTGGTGAGAAACCGTTCAAATGCCTCACATGCGAAATTGGTTTCACCCAGAAAGTATACCTCACTCAGCACTTGGCCAAAGCTCACGGTCAAAAGGAAGATAATAAGAAAAAGAAGGCGCAAGTGCACAAATGTTCTAAGTGTCAGTTGTCTTTCGTCAATCAGCAACTGCTCCAAACACACATGACTGTTCATAAAAATAAATGA